AAGGTTCTATCGGGCATTAGTGAATGGTGAAAGCATAATTTATTACTTGGAGATAAATTGGTTTTTTCCAAGCTGGTTTCATGTCCAAATTACACATAATAATTATCCTTTCCAGCTGGTTGACCTTTTGGTGTGAGACATTAAAACATTGTAACTGACTTTTATAAACTATGCAGCATTGGGAATTTCTTTTTTGCAGGAGCACGCATATTTTTTCAGTCCTTGGATGCtgccatatttttattttcacggGTTTCAGATATTCCCCCTGAAAGCCTGGTTCTACCTGTGATTTCAACCAATGACAGACTTACTTTAGGGTGTGAATTGTGGGTATGCTATAAATCTATTTAACTGTACAACTATGGTTTATCAGCTTATCACTATTCTGAGGGAAAATTTATCTGTTCTTGTCAAAAGAACATGAtataataactataaaaaaaatgatataagaaTTCACAAAAATGTTTGATCTGTTATTTTAATAGTTAttgcaatatatttttattctcttacaTCCACATAGGATGGAACTATAATACGGGGACAAAATGAAATTTCTCATCCAACCAGTGGAACAATGGAGCTTATTAAGAAGGTATGccagtgtattttttttgtacatTATGTCTACTCCAATGATAATTTGTTTAAATCTCCAAGGATGTGAAGGGAACTTGCCTGAGATGAAAGCTTGCATGTTCTTTCAAGTCTCTTAATGAAAGGAAATGAGCACTTGTTCTTCAAGGGGATCCAATAGTCATCGTAATTTAGTAATGATATTTTTGGGTTATTAATGACCTGGAGTTTAAGCTGATGTTGGGAGCTAATTGAGTTTGAAATAGATGAGCTCTTGGAAAAATTTAGAAACGATAGATTTTCAGAATTAGTGTATTCCTTTGATTTTGCCTGTTCTTTTATAAAATCGGGTGAGGGAATTTACCTTCCAAAGTAATGGTGgatattgattttaaattgaaaaatagaaatgaTTAGTTTATTCCTTTGATTTTGCCTGTTCTTTTTTGAGGGAATTTTACCTTCCAAAGTAATGATGGATATTGATAATAAAGTAgaatatagaaattattttctCATACACACACCTAGTTAGTAATTACATAATAGTGATTGGTAAGTCCAATCAAGTGGAAGTAAAGTCTATGTAATTTGTTCATTCACTTGATTGAGATTTTACAGTGCTGCTGGGCTggttcttgtgtgtgtgtgtgtgtgtgtgtgtgtgaaagcCATTTTTTACAAATGACAGAAGTAAATCTAGGCTATGCAATTATACATTTTTCAAAAagtcatgaatttttttaaaaaacttccaTGGCTTGCAGTTTAACATTTAACCTTTCATGATAAGATCTTTGGTCCAGATTTACTTTTCTTACTCTCACATAAAAAGGCCCTCGCACTAGATACATTTTCTCTATATATTGTATTTCTggtgttaaaattttatattttcatgggTAGGAAAGCTTTTCAGCTCCAGCACTTCCTTCGAAAATAAAACGGGTGTTCTACATGTCTAGCGAGGGAAAAAATTTGCTCCATGAGGTAAGTACTGTGTCTTGTTGGGCCTACTTTTTCACCATTTTGTTGAAGGACATTTGCTGTATATGTCTCTCACATCATGTTATGCATTGCCATCAACAATAGGTAGAAGAAATGCATTATATGGAAGATGCCACCAGAGAAggcatttatttaattatttttgttgtaaatgaaaattttgtagaaaGAAACTAGGGAAAGTTATCCAATAATTGGCATGGATATGTATTCTGTCTTTCTTTAAAGTATTTAACATgatattagattttaaaaaatgtgttttttcttttgttaatgtTAGAATAAAGAAGTCATATGAGATGGAGGATAAGACATGCTGTTGACAGAAAAGAAACAGTaaacacaaataacaaaatatcaataaaCTAGAAACCTTCATTCTAGTTGAATGTCAATTAGAGAACCTGATGTGGAGGAGAGCCATTCTTATTGTAATGATACATACAGCCATTCTTATTGTAATGATACACACGACTAGAAACTCTCCTTGTTTGCGCCAGAAAACTTGAACTGTGGGGAGGGGGAAACACTTGTTACCAAGTGGGTGACCACCAGGCCAATGGCCTGATGGCTTATATCATGGAGCTAAATACAGCTAATTCTGCAAGGGTAGTAAGCAACATCTTATATTTTGAAGGTCGGTgctgtttttatttgtttgcttCTGTGATGAAAATATCAATACTCAGTAACTTTTAAACTTGCTTATCTTACTGTAGGAAATCTTAATATGATTTTGGCTATATAGTTGCAAacttaaaaacaatttataattggaacttctttttctcttctttgaatAGGTCTTTCCCTCAGCTAATGCGGCTGTATTAGAGCAGTTAAATAATGTAGACTGCATTGTGTATGGCATGGGCTCCCTTTTTACTTCAATCTGCCCCTCACTGGTAAAGATACTGACAATTAGTTTTGTTGATGTTTGTGATCTCACATGGTAGAATTGACCCTTGGAATTGACACCTTTGATGATTATGGGacagtttgtttaaactttaaaaaaaatctgacaaaaatgatttttttaagtagACAGGAGTtgcttctaaaaaaaaaagcagaaaaattttgtttttttaaaacagttTAGACAAACACATCAAAAAAGCATAaaactacttattttattaaaagaagtgtttttttaaataaataaaaaagaagcttaAACAAACATTTTAGCAGTTGAGGTTTAGATGCTTGGCCCTCTATGCTGTTGGTATTGTGAATGCATTGAGATTGTGTCTAAAATGTGGAAAACATGATTGTTCAACTCCAGTATTTATCGTGccatttttacttaattatctaATTTGTTGGAACAACTTCTAGCTTTTATTCCTTGCGACAATTTGGTTCTCCCATTAAATGTTTACTGacttaaaaattattctagGTGTTACTGGGAATTGGGGAGATTATTTCTTCAAAGTCCTGCCTCAAGGTATTTCCTTGTCATGTTACTTTTTGcattgtctttggttatttgcTGAACATGTAATAGAAATCTTCTACCCTCAAAATAGAGAATATAGACTTGACAAGATTACTTGTTTGTTGCGGAAGAAATAGTTTTAAAGTTGTACAACTTGGCTTGACTGCTTCACACTGAGGGAAAATGGACCATAAGCTGATATCTTTTAATATGGGCACAAAAATCTCTGTTCCCATAGTCCCTTGCTTTCTAATCTCATACATGTAGTGACTTTGGATGCTGCCATCAAGTCACATGCctttattattcaatttgtaAGCATGTTTCTAGATATGTGAAGCTTAGTGTTATTAAGTGGAAATTAATTCTTGCATAATTGCAAAGTTTTGCTGAGCTATTCCATGCATGAGGTTCAGAATGTTCTCTCAGTTATTTCAGTGGTGTCATGTTGGATTAGATTTGGCAATCTCTCAAACATTTAAAGCCATACTTTTTCAGCTCGATTATTGCtaatttgattgaaaaaatgGCAGGTACTTGTGCTAAATGGAACACGGGACCGGGAAACTAATGGGTTTTCAGCTTCTTGTTTTGTAACTGCCATTACGGATGCTCTAAATCGAACATATGGAGAGCCTAACAATCGCTTACAGAATCCCGTGAGTGATAATTTATTCTCTATTGAAACTGCTTAGTGTCATACGAAAAATTATTCTATCAATTCTTGTTCAAAATAAAGTATTTGATTCACATGACTCTTTAAAGAGAGATCAGATTATATAGTTTCAATGCCCACTTTTTATCCTGTTGAAAGCAGTACACGGttaaaatctaaaaatgatTGATTGATCTATTGGATAAATTTCACTTTCCCCCTCTTTTCAGCTGCAAATATCCCATCAATGCAGAGTTTACACATtctttgattaatatattatttatttttggtatcTCTACAAATTACTTATTTCCTTAGTGCCAAAGCTAAttgaaaatcacatttttttaaaaaggacaaattatattcttttcctCGGCAGAATTAGTTGTATGAAGTGAAGTGCAGTGTGTgacctctatttttatttttctgtgaaTTCTTTTTACTATTGGGTTTTGTTAGGATATACGGAGAAGGGAGAGTTAGTTAAGATAGTTGGACTATTAATGAGTTAGTTACTTAGTTAGAGgggtttattagatataaatagagGAAGAATGATAGGAGAGAAGCAGATTTGGTATCATTGTAAATTGAGTATTAGCTCTTTGTGAAAGGAGAAATCCTTTCTGAAGCAGAAACCCTTGGTGGAGAGTTTTTGTTCCCTACTTTCTGTTTTCTTACTAGCCaataaaatcctttcttttcttcctcattTCAATTCTTGGTTCCTAGCAGGTTTTCTAAGAAACCTCATAAAAAAAAGTAGCCATTTTTGTCACACATGTAATCCCAAGAAAAATACTACCTTAACTGTTTCATTAGTGTTATGTAAATATTTTCCTTTGATACAACATGAAATACTCAGTATGTAAAAATTAACATGTTTCATCAACTTTAGATACAATCATCATAATAaatgaaaaccaaaaaacacagGACACAATGAATAGCGTAATGAAAGTAATTTATGTGCTGTTTATATTTGATGCAGCCAAGTCACTATATAAATACCCTTTTGGTACCAAGAAATGGTGAAATTCCAGTTGATGTGGACTGTCTGGCTGCCCAAGGAATATTTGACGTGGTATGTTTTTCAAATCTGTTCATTAACAAATTATTGAATGGATAGAATCTCTTTTGTTTAGCACAAGGAGATATATTCCAAGATTGTTTCTTTTGAATTTTACAGTGGAGTGTGGACAAGTTCATGAATGATGAATGGATCTGGCATGCTGTCtaagaattaattttgatttactcTTAATGTAAAACTTCTTTAAACAGTCAATCCAGTGATTTAACCCGTGCCAACTTTAAGCAATTGCTTTTGTTTATGTGCTCACAGTTCACATACCTGAAAATTATAGTAGTCATTCGGTACGCAGACCTTAATCATATCTTTAATACTGTTACAGATTAGTGATTTAACACGGGATCATATTCATGATGGATATGAGTATTCTTATTTTCGTACAGGATCCATGGTAATTTTTATGATGTATTTTACTTTGTTTATGACCATCTTACTATTCTTAAATTTGCAGATAGTTGTTGACTCCCTAAGAGATCCTAAAGTAGGTATAATTTATGACCCGAGGTCACTGATAAGATCTCTAGTTGACTTAATAGACAGATACATGAAGTCGCAAGTTAATGGCTTAATTGATACCAGACGTTAATGATTAACGAGAAGAGCCAGTGAAATTACCATCATTTGACTCTGAATCTTACTGTTGCTGTCTGTATTTCACAAGATACAaggtatgatttattttatttttcctttatcaACAACTTTTTCAACGCCTGTTGTCCAATTTTTTATACTGACAATGAATTGAGAATTGTAGGTGAATTGACATGTTTATGCGAAATCTTATATGGCAAGTTCAAATTCCCCCCTACCTGGTGTTCCTGTTTATTTACTACCATCAGAATACAGCGACTGGTGATAACGCTCGAGTACTCTGAATGcgataatatttttgtgaaaaatattttttgtttgttgggTTTTGATCTAGTTGACGATAAACAAAGACATGTCAGAGCTGTTGTATTGTTGAGAATATTGAGAACAAAATAATCTAGTTTCTGTTGTATATAAATATCTCGTTCTTTAATTTTTGCTGTTCCATTATAGAGCTTCAGTTTGTTTACGGTTCTCTTTTCTGAGTTCTTGTAgtgtttttctactaattttccTTTACGTTAGCTCCGATTTGgcgttataaaaaaatatatatcgaTACACTAGAAAACCTAAAGTTCATCCAAGAATAAGTCAATACATTAACGGTCTAAAAAGTTTTTATACTCATTAAATTATCAACTCTCGtgtatgaaatattatttttaaagttattaacaATAATTTCTGATTCGTGAAAGTTTAATTACATTAACTTTATAAAGAAATTAGATTCATTATGTATGACTAACTAAATGTTTTCTTAAGGATTCAAGATTAAATGTTACTCATCAATTTTATGTCACTAAATTTTTTCATGAATTTATAAGAAAAGTTGGTATATACGTGTGATTAAGGATATATGACTTTCCCTCTTAAACCGATGTCTATTGTTTCTTTAAGTTTGACTTGAAAACATGATCGACTTCTATGCATGTCTGCATCCAATAAATACATGGGATTTGCTATTATAACTATTCATTATCAATAAATACATGTCTACATCCAATAAATACATTATCGACTTAAAACCCGTTTCGCCTTTTGCATAGGCAGGATGGAAAGAGTCAAACATGTTCACAGTTCATAATAATATACTTTAACGATcactgataaaaaataatatatatattacctataatgaatattttctatagatttttctttttttttccctaaacaaattcttatttaaaattggaATCACTGAAgtgttttatatattaaatacttatttgaagtaaaaaaaaaaaaactatacaaaGGTCATTTCAATGAGTATATTACTTTTGCAAAatctatataattaaataatatttaataaaactacTCCTATTATGCAAACTTAGTACTTTTTCTTCTCAagagacaaaaataatattaattaaacaccTGTAACAACTCATTATATTGGTActaatgaaatataaattatctattcaaaattcaaataataatttattttaattaatatttgatttcaACCTTTgcatctaatttaattaattttacttcttcaatttttttaaatgtattttataatctataaatattataaaactaattttttatttacaatataattaattgaattgttttatcatttcatattttaaatttacaaaaatatttaaatttaacataagttaaatactttttaaaattttgaacacCAATTTCTCAAAgaaatttatgaatattttaaacatcatatatatatatatatatatatatatatatatatatatatatatatatatatatatatatatatatatatatacacacacacacatattctCTATTTAAATACTCTCACCCtttttacattttggcagaacttaaacaattaattatgtttgtctcaatttaaaattttaattttataaaaatatatttcaaacatGCATGAAAATGATAGACAATTGCTATATTCACCTCTCCTCATTGCTAGGTAGACTtcccttttcgtattttttttccCCATAATATCCTTTTCTTGTAGAAAACTGAAACATCTAAAAGATATTTCTTTGAGATAGGCCAATAGTATTACTACGGGCACAGCTTGTCTGGCATCACTAATGGAGTGAGGAACTAAGAATGCATTCATCTGCATTATCAAATCTCAAaccatttacattttttattcacCAAAcaagtttttgatttttttaatgttaaaaaacagtttttatttttttgaaaaatagtaaTCAAACTTAGCCTAAGTGTTCAGAAATTGGATTTGTGCACTCCCAAAAATCGGCACGGTCAACAACGCCGTCCCCCTCGCCGCGCTGCTCATGATGTGCTTCGTCGCCAACTATGCGCTCCTCTGGGAAGTCGTTCTCAACTCCGTCTATAATTAATTTGAGAATTTAAATGATACTACCATTTAATATTAACCTTTATCTATAAGATAAGTTTATAAATACTACATAAGaaataacttcaattttttagaCATACCGATacttatcatttattattattattattttgtttcactCGTCTCAATTTCATTCTTGACATTATTTATTAGTCTTTAATCTACTTCTAGTTTTGAGTGTATGAATCtatcttcaaattaatttatgactttaaacAGCATtgtataaacttttaaaaagtacATTAAATGTTCAATTATATCATCCATTTATCCAAActtacttaaataaatatttggaacataatttattggaattttttatataaaaagtaattaatttgaattttttttaatatacatttATCTAAATTATATTTGACCCCCTAAGTTTCCTCACTGGATCCGCCCCTGCACACCGATGTCTACTGCTTGTTTAAGGTTGAccagaaaacacaaaaacagttttcttctatatatatacaggtcaatatatataattttattttaataacttaataATATAGTACTCCATTAAATTATTGACTTCTAGAGactcaattaattaattcatcatcattaaaaaaatagctaatttaattaataaaattaaatttcttaaattatttttttaatcaaaattatcctaatattaataaaacgtaatttttttaaaatattattattaatttaatttctttaatatctctcatcattaatatatttcctgttttaatttttattggctAATAGTAAAAGTAAGGTTTTCAAAATGCTTTTTAAACTAGACAAAGTTATACCTTCAAAGAACTTAAGAACCTAAGACATTAATATGTTCTATTTACTATTTATTGAACGCAGacaaataactcatatttaagagtattttgttttaaaaaaatattaatgcatAAAACATTATCGATTaggttttatatataaaaagaactaagcataatttttaattttggtcttaaacaaaattggaggaagtAAAAGTCAATATTGATTATCAAATAGGaatataattagaaaataaaggaaTTGGACTTATTTTAAAACGTCGATTGTTTCgatatagaaaataaatgttaaacaTCTAAAAATGTGcggaggtatatatatatatatcttatctttttatatatactataaaaaaatagagaaatttcaattaaaaatttacgcATATAATTACATTCGTATATATTTAATCACATTTCAAttacttcaaattttaaaagtaaaataattgtttttcttattattattacaagattaaatttataattttcatctttttagaatcaatttatcacttcataacacattcaaataaaattgttcATTTATCCTTAAATTAAATACAGTAACATCCTTTAAGCACTGTTTTTTTAGAGGAAGTATTTTAGCACTTCAAACTATCTTTTTACATAGAAATACGGGTTTAACgttaatttatgtaaaatgcATGCATGGAGTTAATGTTAAAAAATCAAGACACTATACTAAGTAGAAATTTCCAACGCCTCATAGATGATTAATCTTTATAAATACTActccatacttttttttttatcagtatacTACTCCACACTTTTTTTTACGCCATATGCTACTCCATAATAAAGAATGAAGAagggatttttttatata
The nucleotide sequence above comes from Glycine soja cultivar W05 chromosome 11, ASM419377v2, whole genome shotgun sequence. Encoded proteins:
- the LOC114376360 gene encoding uncharacterized protein YNL011C; protein product: MVDTWLGPTFCNTLPLSFPTCTRILSSSFSSSSSSMATSPSQQHHHHHRRCYSNPNPPHPHPQPALLVFSGGTAFNGVVEELKNFTTRVAHVLPVSDDGGSTAEIVRVLGGPAVGDIRSRCLRLSDQSTVEALAVRNLLGHRLPLDPLQAKSEWYSIVEGDHFLWKGVSKPYRETIRAFLVYFQSQILCRAEESFCFSNGSIGNFFFAGARIFFQSLDAAIFLFSRVSDIPPESLVLPVISTNDRLTLGCELWDGTIIRGQNEISHPTSGTMELIKKESFSAPALPSKIKRVFYMSSEGKNLLHEVFPSANAAVLEQLNNVDCIVYGMGSLFTSICPSLVLLGIGEIISSKSCLKVLVLNGTRDRETNGFSASCFVTAITDALNRTYGEPNNRLQNPPSHYINTLLVPRNGEIPVDVDCLAAQGIFDVIVVDSLRDPKVGIIYDPRSLIRSLVDLIDRYMKSQVNGLIDTRR